The bacterium genome contains the following window.
ATCAATATAATCTCTAATGCCATTCTCATTTAATTCACAGGAATTAAGATCAACAGGGGGGCGTTTAATATTGTAAGCAGAATAATAATCATCGAATTTATAGTTTTCTCCTTCAATTCTGTTGGAGAGTTTTACCCATACATTAGGAATATTCATACTATCAGCTGCAATTAAGCCATGCATTGCTGATGAAATAACTATCTCGCACTCAGCAATGAGTTTTGCTACAGACATAGTATTTTTAGTAACATCAATAAATATTGAGTCAGGCAATACATCAACCAGTTTATGTATTGCCTGCTCATTTATATCTACATAATGAGGTATTATTCCATATTTATATTTTTTATTGATTTTTTTGTAATCAAGAAGAAACGGTAAAAGCAAGCCGGGATCACCGAGCGGTAAGTTTTCAAAAGTTTTCTTTTCGATTTTTTCTATTCTTTCTTTGCTTAATTTGCCTCTTACAGCAAGGAATATCAATTTTCTCCTGAAATTTTCCAGATATCCTTTGTTTCCCGGTGGTGCGATAAATCCCGAACCAAAAACTTTAACAGGCTGAAAGAGTGATTTTTCAATATTACACTTGATCTGTGTAACCGAAGTATTATCGGGCTGTAAAAAAGTTTCCAGCAAACTTCCAATACCAAGCCCTTCTGAAAACAATCTGGATGTAGCTATAAGTTCGTATCCTATAAACTTTTCAAAAATTATAACATTAAGATTATCACCAAAATTTGAAGCTCCCGAGGAATAAAATAACCTGAATTTTTTCAATTTAATATTTTCCTTTCCCCTTAATTAGCGCTTTATAAAGTTCATAATATTTTTCACTCATAGTTGAAATATCGAACTGCTGCACAAAACCAAGACCGGTTTTTGAAATTTGATTTAATTTATTCCTGTCTGAATATAATTCGCGGATTTTGTCGGACAGGTCAACATGATTTTCTCTTTCAAACAGCAGACCATTGTGTCCGTGTTTTATTATTTCAGCAGGTCCGCCGATATTGCTGGCTATAACAGGCAAACCAACAGCCATTGCCTCCAATAAGACAAGCCCAAATCCTTCTGAACGAGACGGTAAAACAAATACGTCATAATTTGAAAGCAATTCTTCTATGTTTGATTGATGTCCCAAAAATGAGACCTCATTTTCGAGATTATAGTTATTTACTAACTCTTTTAAGTGAATTATTGAGTCTGTGTCATAGCTGTAAACACCACCTGCAAAATCACAGGTAAATTTCAAATTATTCTTTTTGCATTCATTTAGTGCTTTTACTAAAATATCCTGACCTTTTATTGAATTTTGTATTCTTGCAACATTTATTATTCTTAAAACATTCGTATTTAAATTCAGATTTGCTCTGTATGTTGAAAAATCTTTGACCCGAATCCCGTTATAAATAAGGGATATTCGCTTGACTGAAAATTTGCTAAAGTAATTTAATACTGACTTTGAGATTGCTATATGTACATCTACAAAAAAGTTTTTAATAAATACCCTCGGTTTGCTGAAAAATTGATGCATATCATGCAATGTATAAACCAGTTTGATTTTAGGAAACATTAATTTTAACAGGATTGCCCATTTCTCAGTACTTAAGTCATGGTAATGGATCAAATCAATTCTATTTTCAATTACTATTTTTAATAATTTAATAAAAGATTTCAGTCTGTTTTTATGACCATTTTCAGGGAAAATATAAATATTAGTGTTTGTGGATAGAAGTTCTTCTTTATATTCTTCATTAATAACTCCTGCCATAATAACCAGATTGTTTTGTATATCTTCTCTATTTGACAAAGATTTCAGGGTATCCAAAAGCAGTATTTGTGATCCGCCATTATAAAAATAGTAAATCATATGTAAAATGTTATGTTTTTTTGAAGATTTATTCTGCAAGGTTCAAATCCTTAATTATTACCTAAAATAATGTCAATAATATGTATTTTAATAAGCAATACATATATGATTTTTTGTTATAAAGGACTGTTTTATTTCGTATAATGAATTTTAGAGCCTCAAAAGACAACTTTGAAGTTATAATTGAATAAAAATAACAACAGGATTCTTTAAACAGTTCTTTTTCGTTTTTTGTAAGCAAGTTCGTTTTATCTATAAGTATATTTATGTCCTTAAGTTTTGATTCAAAACGTTTCTTTCTGAATTGTTTTTTTTCTTTCAATAAAGCACTCACAGCAGAGCCGATTTTGCTGTAGAAATTTGTGTTACTGAACAATTTGCCAGTAATATTGTCAGAATGTCTTCTGTATAAAACAAGAGGTCTGTCAATAAATTTTACTCCCGAATGTTTGCATGCAACGATTAAAAACCAGTAATCATGATAACTAAACCCTTCAGGTATTGGTAAAGCCTCTTTTAACAAATTTTTATCGAACAAAATAGTACAACCCAGTGCATAAGGTGTATAAAATAATTTTTTAAAAATTAATTCGGGAGGCTCGAGAAAAACTTCCGTGTCAAAATTCAGGTTTTTTACGAGTGATTCAGCGACCTGATTATTATTTTCATCAATCAATTTTGCATCAGAGCAGATAAGAGAATTATTACCGATTTCACTTAAAAGAATTTCTATTTTATCAGGCAGCCATATGTCATCTTGATCTGCGAATGCTATATATTCTCCTGTACAAAGAGAAGCCGCTTTTTCGAAGTTTTTAACAAATCCTAAATTTTGTTCATTAATAAAAAACTTCAAGCCATATTTATTTTTATATTCCTGAAGGATTTTAACAGTTTCATCAGAAGAGCGATCATCACATACAATGAATTCAATATTTTTATATGTTTGATTATAGATAGAGTCTAACTGTTTCCGCAGGTATTTTTCTCCGTTATATGTTGCCATAGCAATAGAAACAAGTTTGTTTTGATAATTCAAATTAATCTTCCTCTTCATTAGATCTCATTTTTCTGTAATTAATCAGTGCTGACGCTTAATTGTTTAATATACATGTTTTCAGGAACTTCAAGTTCTGTTAAGGTGTCTCTGGCAACGGCTCCAAGTATTTCAACATAGTGATCGTCACATATTTTTTTGATTTTTCTAAGATTAGAACGTGAAGTTTTGACTCCGCAAAGAACAACCAGTCCGTCAAGATATTGGGAAGTTATGATTGAATCGGCTACAGCAAGCATTGGTGCAGAATCTACAATAACAAAGTCAAAATTTTCTTTTAAATTTTGTATTAATTTAGGAAAAATATCATGATTCAAAATTTCGTAAGGATTGTTTACTTTGTTATTGTTCGGAATCAGGAATAAATTTTTCTGATTAGGAATTTGAACAACAAATTTTCGTATAATTTCATTATAATCCGCAGCCTCGCCTAATTTGGATAACTCTAATACAAGATCTGTCAGATCCGGATATTGGCTGAAATCAATATTAAATTCTCTGGTTAAAGAGCCGTCTCTAAAATCGGTATCAATTAAAATTATTCTGTCATCACTTTTAGCAAAGGTATTTGCTAAACCGGCTGTTACTATGGAGCGTCTTTTTTCAAGTTCGGCAGAAATTATCCCGATAGAATTATTTTTTTTCTTATAACATTTGATTTTAATGGACGTTGCGATTTTTTGGTAAATAATAGCAACAACTGATTGAGTATTATAATCTGTAAGGAAATTATTATAATTTGTATCCATCAACCAGGGAATAATACCTAATACGGGAGCCTTAATTATCTCTTCAAGATCATTTGAGCCGTCACAAATATCTTCAACATAATGTAATCCGAGGATTGTACCTATTCCAATAAAAATACCCGCAAACATAAAAAGAGCAGTGATGTGAAATAAGGTCGGAAAAGATTCTGAAGTCGGCAATATTGGGTTTTCTACCACATCAATATTGCTGACTATGGCAGATTCTTTGATTTTTGCTTCAACCAGCTTGCCATTAAGTATTTCTACTATTGAAGCCAGACTCTTTTCTTTTTCTTGCATTGCTTGAAGAGTTTTTTGCAGTTCAGGAATAATATTTTGATTATTTTTAAGTGTCATTAAAGATTGTTGTAAAGTTTCTTTTTGAGCTAATAGAGATTTGAGTTCAATATTATTGTTAACAAAATTTGCGACCATTTCTGATCTTACAGAGTCAGAAATGACAGAATTGTTTTTATTAAAAGTTTTTTTACCTATAAGTGTTATTGTTTCATTATTTATTTGAGATTTTATTTCATTAATTTCAGATAACAGGACTCTTATTTGTGGAGTAGTCACAGGATATTTTATTTTTAAGGAAGCAAGTTTTTGTTGATCTTCCATTAATTTTCTATTTAAAGTTGCTAAAGATTGGCTTTGCCCGATAGCTACTGATTCAACGGCATTTGTTAAATCAACTTTTAAATTTTGCGATAATTCTTGTACTTTTTTATTTGCAGACGCAATATTTGCATTAATATCAGAAAGAAGATTTTCGGTTCTCCCGAGTTTGTCAATCAAACTTCCTGATTCTAAATCAATATTTATGCTTGAATTTTTTTTACGATAATTTTCTATTTCTTCTCGTATAGCTGAAAGTTTTTGATTAGTATCTTTAAGCTGATTCTCTATATATCTTTTAGTGTTAAAAATAGATTTTTTATAAAGAGTTTCATTGTAAGCATAATAGCTGTCTAATAGTGCTTTTGTTATTTTTTGAGAATCTAAAGGATTATTCCAACTAACAGTCAATTCTATGATATCTGTACCAGGCGGATTAACAAGTTTAATGCTGTTTTGTATAGCTTTTGCAAATTGTTTTTCGGGAAAGTTTTGAAAATCCGAATCTTTTGATAGTTTATTAGCTACTTTTAGAGCAATATCAAAAGAGTTCAGCACTTCTATTTGAGTTAATACAGGGTTTTTGTTTTGTCCTAAAGAAGAAACTTCTGTGTCAGAATTCAGCTGGGTAACATATGTATTTGGATTATTTTGTTTTAATAAAATTTTAGCTCCTGAAGTATAGGTCGGACTGTAAAATAAAATACCGTATAAAACAGCTAGCCCTAAAAAAACCAGCATAAAATAAACAACAATTTTCCATCTCTTTAATATTAATTTATAAAATTTATCAAAACTCATATATTCCATTGAATTGAATTCTCCCTATTATTAATTTCATCTATTTATCTTTAAAATATAATTCCAGGAACTATATGTATAGGCCGTATTTAAGAATGGCGAAATAATTCTTGTAAAATATTCTGAACCGGATACAACTTTCATAAATGTTCTTTTTCTAACCTCAACAAGATCATTCGGTCTTAAAAGGAAATCATTCATAAAAGGATCTACGAATATTTTTGAAAGTTTTTCATTATCGGCTTTTCGATAAACCACAACTATCGTTTTTTTTGCATCTAAAGTGTAGCCGTTGGCGTTTGAAACAGCAGTATTTAGATAAGGTGATTCCCCTGAAATATTAAATGTTCCGCCTGTTTTTACCTCTCCAATAATGCGAATCGGGAAAGTTGCAGGGAAAAGGGACATTTTTGAAAGAAGTTTAAAATTCTCATCATTAATCCCTATAGATTCCAGTTTAGGCACAAAGATTACATCGCCTGATTTGAGTTTAATATTTTGCGAAATATCACCGTCTTTAATAAATTTCCATAAATCTATTATTGTTTGTTTTTTGTTCAAACTTGTTACGGTAATATTTGATAAATCAGCATTGTTTGAAATACCGCCGGCGTTGCTTATTATATTAGATAAAGTTAAATCAGTTCTTACGGTGGTATTTTTTGAATCTGCATAATACTTGCTTCCGTTTGTCAGTTGTTGGTACATTCCCGGTTTTTGTACCGCACCGAATATATAAATTGACGGGGGATTAAATTCTTTTATATTTACAGAGATTATCGGATCATTAAGAAAATTTTTAAATTTATTTTCTATAATTCTGGTTAAATCTTGTATATTAAGCCCTTCAACCAAAATTTCCCCGATAGGGTCTATTGTTGCATAACCGTCAGGTCTTACAATGATTTCGGGTTGTAAAAAATTCGGTTCATCATAAACCGATACGGATATTATGTCCCCGGGAATTATTTTATAGTTAAGGGCAGAGAAATTGTCATTTTTTACTATAGTTACGCTTCCCTGCGTAAGCGGCGTTTTCGCAGGATTATTTTCTGTACAAAAACCTTTATCGCAAAAAATTAAAAAAAAGACAAAAGACAAAAATAATATGCAGATTATTTTATTAAAAAATATTTTCATAAAATTAAAATTCTACCTCCCAATATGATTTATCTTTAAACTATTACTGTAAAGTTTAAAGATAAATCATATTGGAACATGGTTTAAATTTATTGATAATAATTCAACTGACTAAATATTATAATAATGCGATGTAAGCCATGTATTCAGAGTTTTTTGTTCAAGAATTATTAGTCTGGTCGATATCCTCGGCTTAAGCAGCAGACTGTTCTGCGTTTTCTTTTTTAAAATAACAGGGGATTATATTTATTCTTGAACAAAATAAATTAATCAAACTGTCATTGCGAGGAAGCTTGAAGAGCTGACGTGGCAACCTATTTAGACTTTAAGATAGATTCTCACGCTCCTGTTAGTCGCTCAGCATGGCAAAAAGAAAATACTCTAAAGACTGCGAATTGGTATTATAATTAATACACTTGTATAATGTAAAATGCTCAAAAGTGATTTAGGAGATAAATATGAAAGTATTACTGATAAACGGAAGCTCTAACCAAAATGGTTGCACTTTTACGGCATTGAATGAAGTTGCAACCACGTTAGAAAAAGAAAATATAGGAACAGAAATCATTCAAATAGGCAACGACCCGCTTAGAGATTGCTGCGGCTGCTTAAGTTGCAGAAATAATACTATAGGTAAGTGCGTGTTTGATGATGATATTGTAAATGAGATTATTGAGAAAGCAAAAACTTTTGACGGTTTTGTATTTGGAACTCCTGTTTATTATGCGCATCCCACAGGAAGAATCCTTTCTTTGTTAGATAGAGTATTTTTTGCGGGAAACTCTGCTTTTGCATACAAACCGGCAAGTGCAGTTGTTTCAGCAAGGCGTGCAGGTACAACTGCCAGTTTTGATGTTTTAAATAAGTATTTTACAATCAACAATATGCCTGTTGTTTCAAGTCATTATTGGAATAACGTCCATGGACACAAACCTGAAGATGTGCAAAAAGACTTAGAAGGTTTGCAAATAATGAGAACTCTGGGACGAAATATGGCGTGGCTGTTAAAATGCATAGAACTCGGAAAACAAAACGGTTTGCATAAACCTGAAAATATAGAGGAAAGAATCAGAACAAACTTTATAGAATAGAGAGAAATGATTGTTTTATTACAGTTAAAAACTCCTGTAAATAAACTCCTTTTCAGGAGTTCTTTTTATTATGCAACAAGGTTCAATCCTTCTTTTGCTTCAACTTTATTTTTTGTATTTCTTGGAGCGTAAAAAGAACCGGAGCCGTTTTTATCTTTGGATAAATTCATGCTTTCAAGGGTTTTGGTAGGATTATTTAATGCGGAAATATTTTTTAAACCGCTAAAATCAGGCTGTTCTGCGTTTATATGAATAAGACCGTTTCTGAACTGAGTAATATTATTCACTAAATCGCTGGCGGCTTTAGAATTTAATGCGTTGACCGCTGAAAGTGTTTTTTGTGAAAGTTGGAGATCATAGCCTGCATTATTTGTTGCAGCGAGTTTAATTGCATTTGTATCATTACTTGCTGTTGAGCCAAAAAGGCTTACATCAAGGCTTCTGCCTAGATTTAATCCGCTAAAGGAGGAATTTGATGAAGAAATTGAAGATAAAGAAGTTTTTGCCGAAAGAATTTCTTGAGCGACTTTGGAAAGTTCTGCCCCGGAAACAGTTTCAGCAGGCTTTGCAAATATATTTTGATTAATATTGTTAATCCCCAAAGCCATTTGCACTCCTTAATCTTTTTTACTTACATAATATTTATCGGCTTTAAGTTATTTTTCCTTTAGGAATCCTGGAAATATGTTTACAATTCTTAAGGTATATTTTGTTTCAAAAAGTTCTTTTAAGATAAAATTTTAGAAGCTGTCTTGTTATACCGCTTCAAAAATAAATTCGGGATTTTAATAAACGGCAGAAAAGCGGTATTGTAGAATAGGAGCGTTATTTTCGGAAACAATGAGTTTTCAAAAATATAAACTCGTTTTAGCATAACAAGATTGGCTCTTAAAATAAAAGGAACTCGAAAATTGAAAGCATTTTTATATAAAGATAAAAAAAATTTAGAATTAAAAAATATAGAAAAACCGGAATTGGAAAATCAGGGTGCGATTATAAAAATTAACGGATGCGGTTTATGCGGGTCTGATATTGT
Protein-coding sequences here:
- a CDS encoding flavodoxin family protein — protein: MKVLLINGSSNQNGCTFTALNEVATTLEKENIGTEIIQIGNDPLRDCCGCLSCRNNTIGKCVFDDDIVNEIIEKAKTFDGFVFGTPVYYAHPTGRILSLLDRVFFAGNSAFAYKPASAVVSARRAGTTASFDVLNKYFTINNMPVVSSHYWNNVHGHKPEDVQKDLEGLQIMRTLGRNMAWLLKCIELGKQNGLHKPENIEERIRTNFIE
- a CDS encoding polysaccharide pyruvyl transferase family protein, translating into MKKFRLFYSSGASNFGDNLNVIIFEKFIGYELIATSRLFSEGLGIGSLLETFLQPDNTSVTQIKCNIEKSLFQPVKVFGSGFIAPPGNKGYLENFRRKLIFLAVRGKLSKERIEKIEKKTFENLPLGDPGLLLPFLLDYKKINKKYKYGIIPHYVDINEQAIHKLVDVLPDSIFIDVTKNTMSVAKLIAECEIVISSAMHGLIAADSMNIPNVWVKLSNRIEGENYKFDDYYSAYNIKRPPVDLNSCELNENGIRDYIDQYSINPDKVQSIQESLIKAFSQEINSYTETSLFSGKPAKPNFPEKHHS
- a CDS encoding glycosyltransferase family 2 protein; translated protein: MNYQNKLVSIAMATYNGEKYLRKQLDSIYNQTYKNIEFIVCDDRSSDETVKILQEYKNKYGLKFFINEQNLGFVKNFEKAASLCTGEYIAFADQDDIWLPDKIEILLSEIGNNSLICSDAKLIDENNNQVAESLVKNLNFDTEVFLEPPELIFKKLFYTPYALGCTILFDKNLLKEALPIPEGFSYHDYWFLIVACKHSGVKFIDRPLVLYRRHSDNITGKLFSNTNFYSKIGSAVSALLKEKKQFRKKRFESKLKDINILIDKTNLLTKNEKELFKESCCYFYSIITSKLSFEALKFIIRNKTVLYNKKSYMYCLLKYILLTLF
- a CDS encoding polysaccharide biosynthesis/export family protein, with the protein product MKIFFNKIICILFLSFVFFLIFCDKGFCTENNPAKTPLTQGSVTIVKNDNFSALNYKIIPGDIISVSVYDEPNFLQPEIIVRPDGYATIDPIGEILVEGLNIQDLTRIIENKFKNFLNDPIISVNIKEFNPPSIYIFGAVQKPGMYQQLTNGSKYYADSKNTTVRTDLTLSNIISNAGGISNNADLSNITVTSLNKKQTIIDLWKFIKDGDISQNIKLKSGDVIFVPKLESIGINDENFKLLSKMSLFPATFPIRIIGEVKTGGTFNISGESPYLNTAVSNANGYTLDAKKTIVVVYRKADNEKLSKIFVDPFMNDFLLRPNDLVEVRKRTFMKVVSGSEYFTRIISPFLNTAYTYSSWNYILKINR
- a CDS encoding glycosyltransferase family 4 protein, which codes for MQNKSSKKHNILHMIYYFYNGGSQILLLDTLKSLSNREDIQNNLVIMAGVINEEYKEELLSTNTNIYIFPENGHKNRLKSFIKLLKIVIENRIDLIHYHDLSTEKWAILLKLMFPKIKLVYTLHDMHQFFSKPRVFIKNFFVDVHIAISKSVLNYFSKFSVKRISLIYNGIRVKDFSTYRANLNLNTNVLRIINVARIQNSIKGQDILVKALNECKKNNLKFTCDFAGGVYSYDTDSIIHLKELVNNYNLENEVSFLGHQSNIEELLSNYDVFVLPSRSEGFGLVLLEAMAVGLPVIASNIGGPAEIIKHGHNGLLFERENHVDLSDKIRELYSDRNKLNQISKTGLGFVQQFDISTMSEKYYELYKALIKGKGKY
- a CDS encoding Wzz/FepE/Etk N-terminal domain-containing protein — encoded protein: MEYMSFDKFYKLILKRWKIVVYFMLVFLGLAVLYGILFYSPTYTSGAKILLKQNNPNTYVTQLNSDTEVSSLGQNKNPVLTQIEVLNSFDIALKVANKLSKDSDFQNFPEKQFAKAIQNSIKLVNPPGTDIIELTVSWNNPLDSQKITKALLDSYYAYNETLYKKSIFNTKRYIENQLKDTNQKLSAIREEIENYRKKNSSINIDLESGSLIDKLGRTENLLSDINANIASANKKVQELSQNLKVDLTNAVESVAIGQSQSLATLNRKLMEDQQKLASLKIKYPVTTPQIRVLLSEINEIKSQINNETITLIGKKTFNKNNSVISDSVRSEMVANFVNNNIELKSLLAQKETLQQSLMTLKNNQNIIPELQKTLQAMQEKEKSLASIVEILNGKLVEAKIKESAIVSNIDVVENPILPTSESFPTLFHITALFMFAGIFIGIGTILGLHYVEDICDGSNDLEEIIKAPVLGIIPWLMDTNYNNFLTDYNTQSVVAIIYQKIATSIKIKCYKKKNNSIGIISAELEKRRSIVTAGLANTFAKSDDRIILIDTDFRDGSLTREFNIDFSQYPDLTDLVLELSKLGEAADYNEIIRKFVVQIPNQKNLFLIPNNNKVNNPYEILNHDIFPKLIQNLKENFDFVIVDSAPMLAVADSIITSQYLDGLVVLCGVKTSRSNLRKIKKICDDHYVEILGAVARDTLTELEVPENMYIKQLSVSTD